AGGTCTAATTACAGAACTTAATGACCTCTCGCACCAGGCTTTATGGGAAAccaggctgcacacacactctgccaacACTTAGTGATAGTGAAACTGAAGCACACCTGGGCGCGCAGTCATTCAGCCActggcagacaaacacaagcatgGATGAAGGGTCCATGAataaaagatgttaaaaaaaaatagacaactACACTGTTCTCATTATGTCACAATGTTCACAGAGAATTGAACTCAGAGCATGTTATTGCTAACTGGCCCTGGGAGCTGGAAAAACTGTTCCATTGCAAAATGTTGAAAAGGACACATTGCATAAGCTTTATTTGTGAATCTGTATCAAAGCCTGATTTGTGGACAATACTGGGTCATTTGTAGAACAAACTCTGttcactgtctctttctgtctcccaaaGTGAGGGACCTGTGCAGCAGCAAGAAGATCCCCAATGATAAGATATTTACAGCCATCGCCTCTATGTTCCCTTACAAGGGCACCACGGAGGAGCTGAAGGAAAAGTAagaaaagtgaagtgaaaccaGGGATCTATGGGCACAATGCTGAACAGACCGTTGCTTAGTGTTCACCATGGAGACGCAAGCTGTCAGGGAGGAAAGTAATAATGGTGGCTCCCTCTCAGGCTCTCTGACTCAAAGGAGCAGTTCCATCAGCATCTGAAAGAGCTTTGCTTAGAAAGAAACATGTACAACTTTACCCAGCATCAACTTCAAATGAGCATACTAATACTTTGGCACAAAGGCGTATCACTACTAAAACCTTGCCTGTCACCTCAAACAGGTATAAGGACCTCTTGGAGCCCCCCAGCCCGGTGAAGCTGCCCCCACTTTGCACCCCCAACCTGGATGGACCTTTTGCTAAGTCTGTGCAGCGGGAGCAGTCATTACACTCCTTCCACACACTCTTCTGCAGACGTTGCTTCAAATACGACTGTTTCCTCCACCGTAATggctttatttatgtttatttctcTTGCAGATTAGATTGCATTTTAGATTAGGTTTAACTATGACTTCCCAGTTCTTTTTTATGCTTTGGGtattaaattcatttaattGTATACAGTAGCAAAGTACTACCTACCAGATATACAATGAAAAGTCAgaatatgtttgttttattttcataaagcTTTTCATGCTACACCCAATGTTTACAAGAGGAAGAGTAAGGAGATCCGCATGGAGACTGAACCATGTGGTGTGGACTGCTTTCTGTTACAGGTATGCCAAGCTCATAATTATGTAACCTATTCATGCATTCTGTACAATGTAGTGCTCGCTACATATCTTGTtgtttactctttgtttttgcCATCCCGTGTCCTCTTCTGAAGAAAGGGGCTAAAGAGTTTGTGGATCAGAATATGTTACGGTCACAGAGGTCTCGGAGGCGACGGAGGCAGCAGCGTCCCACCAGCTCCAGCTGTCCTGGGCCATCTGGGTCTACTGAGGAAGGCAAAGAGGGTGACAGTGACCATGAgaccacctcctcctcaggtAGGACTCAGATCTCACAGGAACAGTGTTTGGAGTTTTGAAATCACCTGATGTTTGACAGTAAAGCAAGCAAAGGAAGAAGGGTTATTCTTTATCTTGAGGTGTCTTATTTTGTAGGTTTATCTTCTATTTGATTTAAAACACCACTCTTATAGCAAACAGGATATTCAAAATGTAGGGATGTTACTTAATAAAGTTGTTGTAGAGTATTTGCTATATATTGCTTATGCTGAGCAATATAttgttttgagattttttttttccccatctggTAATGCAATCAAGGCTGTATGCTCTGAATTTCTCTACAGTATAggcacttttattttttgtgtgtgactgagacTCTGAGTCACTGTATGACTCTGTGAGTGAATGCATCATTTACCATAACTTCCCCCAAAATTCCCCCTTTCTGAAACACTGTCTGCTCCGACTGCGGCTCTTCAGAAAAGTGAAAGTTGGCCGGAGATGATAGCTTTCAAGTCATATCctgctctttcctctgtctcccctTTTCTATCCCCTCTCAATATCAGCTCTCTCTTGCCAAGCAAAATAAACCAACCATTAGTTTTGCATGCTTCAGCCCCAACATAAACACTATGTTCCCTCTCCCCCTACTCCTACTgtggtttttttcccctctttttttaatttctattgACATCTTCATGTGGAGAGCAGCGGGGGGGGAAATAAGAACAATCTCCTCTGGATTTttatctcctcttctcctccctggGGCTCTCCGGTTGTTGTTCATCACCATCAATAAGACTAAGAGTCTCTGTGAGTTTTGGAAACCGCTCATGCTTAGCCAGTGACTCAGCAGACTCTCTCACACGTGTTGAgataatgtggaaaaaacagaTTGTTGAGCAGATTAATAAAGATACTCAGTGCTGGAGCATGTGGCCACAGCAGTTCTGCATTCAGCTTGTTGCCAAGCAACATTCGGCTCTCTGCCTCAAGCTGTGGGTGCACAAGCATCAGTCTTGAATatccaaaaactgaaatcaaagCCCCTGGTCccttgtgtatgcgtgtgtgtctctgtgtgtgcatccagATGCACAAAAATGGAATCCAGAAATAACAATGTGTGTCTCTTGAGGATTAAATTAACAATACTGGTTTGTGAGTGTGCAGATAAAAGCTGTCAAAACCTTTTGCCAAGACCAAGTAATAAAGGAGTGTTTGTATGTCCTGCTGCATgtgtagattaaaaaaatatgaaacaaactTTCTGTCAAGAGTAGTTAGTCAGTAGTGctaaagtgtgtttctgtgtgtatctgcatgtgtgtgaaacagagggCAATTCGCGGTGCCAGACTCCCACCAAGCTGCGTCCAGGGGACGATGACGGGGAGCAGCAGGCCTGCTGTGTGGTCCAGTGGAGCGGGGCAGAGGAGTCGCTGTTTAGGGTGCTACACGGCACATACTTCAACAACTTCTGTTCCATCGCTCGCCTCATCGGTACCAAGAACTGCAAGGAGGTGAAATATTCTCAGATCCTACTCTAATTCTCCATAAAATGTAGCCTTGAGCTAGTCTCAGGCAGAGATGAGGAACAAGCTGCAGAGGTTTAGTTCAACTCCAAGATCTTCAACTCCACacccccatttttttttcatcttcaaaCTTGTAGTCTTCAGACCCAACCGAAGCTGACTCAAATGGCATCACTTGAGACACAGACTTTATGCAGCTCCCTCCGCAGCCACAACAAGCTTTGTACAACTATTGACACATAAGCAACACagtttgatgtgtaaaatcaacAGAGTTCCCCTTTAAAATGCCAGGTGCTggaaatgaatttttaaaattcttaaTGCTCCAGTAGAGCAGTAAAAGCAAAGAACTCACATAAAAGAAGACCATAGAAATAGAATGGTGACAAATAGGAAATAGAAGCAAGAGGATTTATGTGAAATGAGGTCAGAAATTTATTAGAGAGAAAGCACTAACAGTAAAAGTACTACAGCGGTCAGTTAAAgcagttttaaatgttaaatagaAAACTATGACTAATACTTTCTGAGGCTGAAGCGTAgttgttttgaaataaagtagAAAACCTACTTGCATTGCTGATTTCTGTTGCGTTTGCGTCAGTGCGAGTGTAATAACACATGCATCCTGTGCCTGTGGTTTTATGGTGTGGATAATTGGGCTGACTACAGAGAGAATGGCATGTGGCACCATAAACAGGGATGCTTACCAGATGTAATGTCTCGCATATACTCTTATGATGCAGGCTTAAACATTCCCAGACTTATGTCAATTGAACGCCGCATGGCTTGTCCATAAGAACATAttacaaatttaaaaacttttaagaAAACTTTTGAGCACAGTAAAACCCCAGTAAGAAGAGGTaaaacaaatgttgatctgGGACATGTTGAAGCAGCTTCAGCCCCTTTACATCTAACCCTTGCAGAGCCTCTTGTCTCACAGCCAGATGAGTCCAGAATCTGTATTGGCCTGTCTGTCACAGCCCTGCCCACTGCTTAATCGGGTGGAAATGCTAAAACCAGCTGCATCattatgtatgtctgtgtactAGCGAAGAGGCCAAATCCAGGTTTTGGCAGCCAGAAGTTGTTGAGTGTGCGCACagatgtatgtgtatgtttggcCTCTGCAGTGGAGTTTTGATAGCagagggttggggggggggcaggatgTTCTGTGGCGTAATCAAGATGATGTGCTTTTCACTCTGCATTACACAACATTTAGAATTTCTTAACAGTAGTGCACATTTGGGATAAATTtccatttgttgttgttcttgtcaTTTTTGTCTGCCCCAGGTGTACGAGTTTGCAGTGAAGGAGGTCCTGATCCATCGTGTTCCTTTGGAGGATGGAGGCATCTCACcccaaaagaagaaaaggaaacacaggCAAGATGTCACCActtactctccctctctttcttacCCTTTGCTTGGCCTTAGGTGGAGGTTAAAATAAATGAAGTCATGCAGATAAAAATGTATTCTGCgtttttggatttgttttaaACTGCATGAGATCCTCCTGTGGCATTCcaatttttttcatgtaataaGCCATGAAAAGTAAGTAGGTGTGGAACAAGTTAGATGAGCTTTTCTCAAAAAcccttgtgtttgtttgatgtggCAGGTTATGGGCCAAGATTCAGCTGAAGAAAGGTACGTTCATCCCACAGTAAGACATCACAGCGGGACTATTACTGCTCTGCCCTCTGAAATACAGTACAGCTTGCTGTGCCAGTCTGAGGGCTTTGTCCTCTGTTGCTCCAGATAACTCATCCAATCAGGTGTACAACTACCAACCATGTGACCACCCTGACCATCCATGCGACAGCTCCTGCCCGTGTGTGATGACCCAGAATTTTTGTGAGAAGTTCTGTCAGTGCGAGCACGAGTGTGAGTGTCACCTTTCTTATTTACCTATGTCACCAATCTCTCCCATAGTGAATGCTGTCTTCTGACACATAAGTAGCCTGCTCTGCCTTGTGAAGCTAAAAGAAAATTGTTTGTCACCACATTTTCCATCCACTGGAAGCTCTCGGTAGCTCTAAAGCCCTTTTGCCAGGCCATAATAGAGCAGGGCAGCAGAATGTAAAACGATTCTGCAGTGTTCTGGCAGCAGTCAGAGGAGAAGCTGTCCTCTGGCAGGGATAGGTGGGTGTCTGTTTAACAGTGAGTTGCGTTCACAATGAGGCATTCGCTGCTGCAGCAATGACCCAGAACTgtgttttccaaaatggccACATGGTGGAGGaatgcattttgtattttgccCTCTGGAGAGtttacagcagagaaagaggataAGACGAAGTAAACATTTTGCTATGGCTTGGAAAAGATGGTTTCGCCTCATTTGTTCATCAGTTGTGGTTCAACCACcttctctccccccctcctctttacCCGACTGTTACCTCGCCTTTTCCCGTAGCAGAGGAGAGCTGCGGCCAAACAGGAAGCAGCCCCCGGTTGCACATGTGTGTGCTCTGAAGTCTTGGAGAGAAATCAAAGGGATGTGACAGGCTCTGTGCCTGATATACAACATCGTCTCCAACATGAGTATGAGTCAGGCAGCTCCAGCTAAACAATGCTTGAtgagacagacacataaaacCCACACAGGCTGGGAATAGGAGGTTAAAACGGCACGATGGAGAGGACAAATGCTGCCTGGAGCTCCTGGTATGGACAGTTTTCCCCAAGCACAGGCTGCTGGAAAGACATTTTGCTTATTCTTGCCTGATCCGCATGATCCTTCCGTTCATCTGCCCGGAGGGTGTTATGTTACACACTGCAAAATTGTATTTCAGCATATCTGCCAGCAGAGGTCTCCAATAAGCTTCGGAGCTTTACTCAGCCACTGAGCCTAGGTGCTGCAACTGCATTTTGGGATAGAATTATTTATCATAACCATGTTGTGTTCTGCCAGGTTATATAATGTATTATATTTCAGCGTCGCAGCatgcagtttgctcatgttcCCTTGCTGAGCAGCTGTGTGTCTAAATGTTTTCCAGGCCAGAACCGCTTCCCAGGCTGCAGGTGTAAGACTCAGTGTAACACTAAACAGTGTCCCTGCTACCTGGCTGTGAGGGAATGTGACCCAGATCTGTGCATGACTTGCGGGGCTGCAGACCACTGGGACAGCAAGGTGGTCTCCTGCAAAAACTGCAGCATCCAGAGAGGCCTAAAGAAGGTACACAAGGGCACTTGAAGGTCCTGATAGTTATATATTAGTAATCTGTTATTCTGGATACAACTTCATGGCACTTAGATCAATCATATGATACTTCCCTTTCTAGCACCTGCTGTTGGCTCCATCAGATGTCGCCGGATGGGGCACCTTCATCAAAGAGCCTGTTCAGAAGAATGAGTTCATCTCAGAATACTGCGGAGAGGCAAGTCCATGCAGTTTTAGTCCGatgaaaattattttgtttatgaGCTTTCAGCTTGATTGAAGTTTTGTACTGAAAGTGTTTGTTATGaatgtgcgtgtctgtgcaCATGAGCAGCTGATCTCTCAGGATGAGGCAGACCGACGTGGCAGGATCTATGACAAATACATGTCTAGCTTCCTTTTCAACTTGAACAATGGCAAGTATTCCCCATTCTTCCTTTATAGCTATAGGCCAGCCGCACCATGGTTACAATGTGTTAAGTAATCCTTCAtatactctgtgtgtatgtttgtcagTAGACTTTGTTGTGGATGCCACACGAAAGGGGAACAAAATCCGCTTTGCAAATCATTCAGTTAATCCCAACTGCTACGCAAAAGGTAAAACTGACTCAGTTGTTCTGCTATGGAATGTAATGTGATTTATGAGATTTCTTGCGAGCTGAAAGCAGTGTTTTgttgggggattttttttttgctgcctttGTAGTGGTAATGGTGAATGGAGACCATCGCATCGGTATCTTTGCCAAACGAGCTATCCTACAAGGAGAGGAGCTCTTCTTTGACTACAGGTAGAGTCACAGGCCTTTTCGTGACTCTCCATCagcttcaaagtaaaaaaaaaaaacaaagccgcTTTACATTGTGACTGAATTACTGGTTTCTGCAGGTACTGTATACTAAGGGTCTTTATTCTGTCTTCCTTCCACAGATACAGCCAAGCCGATGCCCTCAAATATGTGGGGATAGAGAGGGAGGTAGACATGACTTAGCTGTACCTGCTACCTCCATAACCTGTCCTTAACTCCTCAGCCACCCACTAATgcttctgtccctctctgcagcATCACATCTAGCTGACGAGTTTCTATGAACAGTCAGTgtctctgccctctctgctgCACTTCCAAAAATAGAAAGTCCCTCCCTGCTGTTTGCAGGTGCTCCTGCTCTGCAGACACCAAACCAGCTCCTTCAGTGACAGCCGTCAGCTCTCCCCCCTCATCTGTCCAAACCCACCCACCTACCTGCAAGACTGTATATGCCAAGCTTATGAAACTAAACTATTTAAGGTGGAAATACTATTAATCCACACTGCTCATTGCACATCTTTTTTGTTCCATCTTCTCAAAGCAAACAGGCTGCGATTACCCATCATACAGTGTGTTACTCTCTCAGTTACTGTACTTATAGACAGGCTTTTGTTTGACCTCTCAATACATAATACAAGCTTTTACATCGTACCTAATGATGATCAGTGAAATGCATGTGCTGTCTCTTGGATAAACAAACCATTAAACATGTTAGCCACAGCATTAGCTTCAGTCAGATGCTGCTCCGTGCGGTCACTCAGTATTGTAGTGTGATGTTACCCTCTGGTTGTTCTTCAGAAGAACTTGACTGGGTATGTTCCTCTGTGAACCTTTTTTTCAGCGGCTGGTGTCACCATCACATCTCTATGGTAAAATAAGTTATTGTGCATTTATATCATTGTTCTGCAAAAATAGGCAACCAGACGAGAAACCGACTGACTGAATGTAACCTGTAGACGATGGTGAAGAGATCTCAtccctcttttcattttacacattaacCCATTCCGTTGGTACTCTGAGCAACGTACATGCACATTAAACATTTATCATCGTGTTTACATGATCTTGAAGCCTTTGCACTTTGTGAGGCAAATAGTTAATACCTGAACGAGTCACAGAGTAAATGTCTTCCTTTAAAAATCATACAAGTGCCAAATGTTTCCACGCAGAAAAAGGCTGAAACGGTGTGGATGTGTTGCGTAACAAACAGTGGTGTGGTAAGGGTAACGTTTGCAAGGTTATGACAATGGGAAAAGCAAAATTATCAGTGTTTGACCAAATATTAAAGTCCCCCACATGTGAATGTAAATTATCATTTatcatcttttctttatttttttttatatgtccAGATTGGTTATCcactctgtttttcatttgtaaaacaTCGAAGCCCACTTTGAAATGAGATCTTTCTCAATAGAGATGAACAAAATGGAGTTTACTGCTATGTACAGTGTATgcctataaaaataaaactttaactttATACATTAAAACATGCTGCCACAATCcttatgtgtgtgactgtgaaccGCCACTGAGCTAAAATCATCTCACCTAAAATAAGACATTAGCAGTTTCCTTCAAGCGTCTTTTATTAAGGTGACAGTTTGGCTTTGCCTTGATTTACACAGTAATGGTCATTTACACTGAgagttttacaaaacaaaatcgAGTGTactgaagaacagaaaaatttcaacatttcagtGTACAACTGTAATCATCGGTTCTGGTACTTTTGCAGAAGGATTCAGTTTGATTGTGCAGAGATGTCTAACCTGGTCTGACCTGCCTGCCTCTGGTGTTTCATCATGTGATTTCACATATTACTGTTGACCGGGTATCTGCTGATTTGTTAAGACgttttaaaaaagcatttattGATTCTAAAATCTCACAACAAGTGTTAATAGAACACAGAAcaagatttcagatttttttttttttactgagccTAGTTTAACTTTATGAATGtggttttttaaattttatgttCTGATGTTAGTATTTAACCAATGTCTAACTCCATGAAGCATTAAACAGCACTCAATAAGTCTCACATTTTGTGGAATCTGCAGATACCCAGTCTGAGCTAACAACATCCTGCTTGTCTGCTTCCTCTATTGGCCATTTTATCTTGATCCATAATATCCACATCCTTGTCTCCATTTTTAGGAAGCTGACTGGACATTTCAAGATCAATTCAACACAGACTCAGTGTGTTTATAATGTTACATACAAACACCTGATACCTGAACACGGACGAGCCACACCGAGCTTCACCCAGGCCTTTTTTCCGTCTCATTCTACTACTGTTGGTGCACTACAATAAGTGAACTGGATAGTTGGTATCAGTGCACGTTTGTTTTTTGATCAGAGTCGTTGTTTAACACTGGAAAGTTTTATCTTGGTgggaacaaaacacaaacactttcacatccagtcagtcacacatacacactttccAGGGACCACGCATGAACTAACTAGTGGGTTGCAATGAAGTGACACTGCTAGGCTGAATGTTTATGATCCATTTAGCAATGAATACAGTTAGGtgtatacatttatataatacATAAGCTGACTCTTTCCTAATAGGCAACAAAGCATGTTTGACCCAAGTTTGTTGGCTTGCACCTAAGTATGAACTTTGAGTGGTGATTGTCCATTTGACAAAAACTGTTCTTTGTATGGATCAGAAGCCAACAGTTTCACTCCGTCTGCtcgcttttcattttcattcatcttctTCACAGCACATTCTTAAAAATATAGCCTGTATTTGCCAGTTTTGGCCGTATCTGTACATTTTCATACATTATTAGCAAGTCGTGCCTTTACAGTAATTGCAGTTTTTACATCTACTGTACATCCTGTCACTGTACAATTTCGCACAGCCCTGCTCATCTGTAACAGAAGAAAACCAACAATGTTGAGTTTTTGAGGTGTGTTAGTGCCACAGAGAACGAGTCCTGCACTTTCTTTATCCTGAGCATTCTGAAAAGCTACCATGAGTATTAGTACTGTCAGTGCTGAAGCAGCCTTCAGTGAAAACATCAGAACAGGGCTTCACTGTAGCGCCTGCTCATACATTACAGAGTCAAAGGATTTACATTCAAACACTCCATGTATCTGAATTTAACTTGTTTTGTATAAACC
The window above is part of the Toxotes jaculatrix isolate fToxJac2 chromosome 18, fToxJac2.pri, whole genome shotgun sequence genome. Proteins encoded here:
- the ezh1 gene encoding histone-lysine N-methyltransferase EZH1 isoform X3 → MEETAAADPGPGTGTVPPTSRPQPSSFAPSRSLLEWRRRVKSEYMRLRQLKRLKKAEEVKTVFMSNRQKIEQQTNLLNTEWSKLRIQSIPLSTSSGALANKKVCTVEFGFPGFKAQAIAMRPLSTVAGIPFMYSWSPLQHNFMVEDETFLHNIPYMGDEVLEQDEAFLEELIDNYDGVHGDREGGFISDEIFKELVEALSQYSDHEEEEEEEAVAVAEAVGKKEEERVMRRSSVEGSEETKAGTVAFIRRKRKSTTEVRDLCSSKKIPNDKIFTAIASMFPYKGTTEELKEKYKDLLEPPSPVKLPPLCTPNLDGPFAKSVQREQSLHSFHTLFCRRCFKYDCFLHPFHATPNVYKRKSKEIRMETEPCGVDCFLLQKGAKEFVDQNMLRSQRSRRRRRQQRPTSSSCPGPSGSTEEGKEGDSDHETTSSSEGNSRCQTPTKLRPGDDDGEQQACCVVQWSGAEESLFRVLHGTYFNNFCSIARLIGTKNCKEVYEFAVKEVLIHRVPLEDGGISPQKKKRKHRLWAKIQLKKDNSSNQVYNYQPCDHPDHPCDSSCPCVMTQNFCEKFCQCEHECQNRFPGCRCKTQCNTKQCPCYLAVRECDPDLCMTCGAADHWDSKVVSCKNCSIQRGLKKHLLLAPSDVAGWGTFIKEPVQKNEFISEYCGELISQDEADRRGRIYDKYMSSFLFNLNNVDFVVDATRKGNKIRFANHSVNPNCYAKVVMVNGDHRIGIFAKRAILQGEELFFDYRYSQADALKYVGIEREVDMT
- the ezh1 gene encoding histone-lysine N-methyltransferase EZH1 isoform X5, which translates into the protein MEETAAADPGPGTGTVPPTSRPQPSSFAPSRSLLEWRRRVKSEYMRLRQLKRLKKAEEVKTVFMSNRQKIEQQTNLLNTEWSKLRIQSIPLSTSSGALANKKVCTVEFGFPGFKAQAIAMRPLSTVAGIPFMYSWSPLQHNFMVEDETFLHNIPYMGDEVLEQDEAFLEELIDNYDGVHGDREGGFISDEIFKELVEALSQYSDHEEEEEEEAVAVAEAVGKKEEERVMRRSSVEGSEETKAGTVAFIRRKRKSTTEVRDLCSSKKIPNDKIFTAIASMFPYKGTTEELKEKYKDLLEPPSPVKLPPLCTPNLDGPFAKSVQREQSLHSFHTLFCRRCFKYDCFLHPFHATPNVYKRKSKEIRMETEPCGVDCFLLQKGAKEFVDQNMLRSQRSRRRRRQQRPTSSSCPGPSGSTEEGKEGDSDHETTSSSEGNSRCQTPTKLRPGDDDGEQQACCVVQWSGAEESLFRVLHGTYFNNFCSIARLIGTKNCKEVYEFAVKEVLIHRVPLEDGGISPQKKKRKHRLWAKIQLKKDNSSNQVYNYQPCDHPDHPCDSSCPCVMTQNFCEKFCQCEHECQNRFPGCRCKTQCNTKQCPCYLAVRECDPDLCMTCGAADHWDSKVVSCKNCSIQRGLKKHLLLAPSDVAGWGTFIKEPVQKNEFISEYCGELISQDEADRRGRIYDKYMSSFLFNLNNVDFVVDATRKGNKIRFANHSVNPNCYAKVVMVNGDHRIGIFAKRAILQGEELFFDYRYSQADALKYVGIEREHHI
- the ezh1 gene encoding histone-lysine N-methyltransferase EZH1 isoform X4 yields the protein MEETAAADPGPGTGTVPPTSRPQPSSFAPSRSLLEWRRRVKSEYMRLRQLKRLKKAEEVKTVFMSNRQKIEQQTNLLNTEWSKLRIQSIPLSTSSGALANKKVCTVEFGFPGFKAQAIAMRPLSTVAGIPFMYSWSPLQHNFMVEDETFLHNIPYMGDEVLEQDEAFLEELIDNYDGVHGDREGGFISDEIFKELVEALSQYSDHEEEEEEEAVAVAEAVGKKEEERVMRRSSVEGSEETKAGTVAFIRRKRKSTTEVRDLCSSKKIPNDKIFTAIASMFPYKGTTEELKEKYKDLLEPPSPVKLPPLCTPNLDGPFAKSVQREQSLHSFHTLFCRRCFKYDCFLHPFHATPNVYKRKSKEIRMETEPCGVDCFLLQKGAKEFVDQNMLRSQRSRRRRRQQRPTSSSCPGPSGSTEEGKEGDSDHETTSSSEGNSRCQTPTKLRPGDDDGEQQACCVVQWSGAEESLFRVLHGTYFNNFCSIARLIGTKNCKEVYEFAVKEVLIHRVPLEDGGISPQKKKRKHRLWAKIQLKKDNSSNQVYNYQPCDHPDHPCDSSCPCVMTQNFCEKFCQCEHECQNRFPGCRCKTQCNTKQCPCYLAVRECDPDLCMTCGAADHWDSKVVSCKNCSIQRGLKKHLLLAPSDVAGWGTFIKEPVQKNEFISEYCGELISQDEADRRGRIYDKYMSSFLFNLNNDFVVDATRKGNKIRFANHSVNPNCYAKVVMVNGDHRIGIFAKRAILQGEELFFDYRYSQADALKYVGIEREVDMT
- the ezh1 gene encoding histone-lysine N-methyltransferase EZH1 isoform X1, giving the protein MEETAAADPGPGTGTVPPTSRPQPSSFAPSRSLLEWRRRVKSEYMRLRQLKRLKKAEEVKTVFMSNRQKIEQQTNLLNTEWSKLRIQSIPLSTSSGALANKKVCTVEFGFPGFKAQAIAMRPLSTVAGIPFMYSWSPLQHNFMVEDETFLHNIPYMGDEVLEQDEAFLEELIDNYDGVHGDREGGFISDEIFKELVEALSQYSDHEEEEEEEAVAVAEAVGKKEEERVMRRSSVEGSEETKAGTVAFIRRKRKSTTEVRDLCSSKKIPNDKIFTAIASMFPYKGTTEELKEKYKDLLEPPSPVKLPPLCTPNLDGPFAKSVQREQSLHSFHTLFCRRCFKYDCFLHPFHATPNVYKRKSKEIRMETEPCGVDCFLLQKGAKEFVDQNMLRSQRSRRRRRQQRPTSSSCPGPSGSTEEGKEGDSDHETTSSSEGNSRCQTPTKLRPGDDDGEQQACCVVQWSGAEESLFRVLHGTYFNNFCSIARLIGTKNCKEVYEFAVKEVLIHRVPLEDGGISPQKKKRKHRLWAKIQLKKDNSSNQVYNYQPCDHPDHPCDSSCPCVMTQNFCEKFCQCEHECQNRFPGCRCKTQCNTKQCPCYLAVRECDPDLCMTCGAADHWDSKVVSCKNCSIQRGLKKHLLLAPSDVAGWGTFIKEPVQKNEFISEYCGELISQDEADRRGRIYDKYMSSFLFNLNNVDFVVDATRKGNKIRFANHSVNPNCYAKVVMVNGDHRIGIFAKRAILQGEELFFDYRYSQADALKYVGIEREEADWTFQDQFNTDSVCL
- the ezh1 gene encoding histone-lysine N-methyltransferase EZH1 isoform X2; this encodes MEETAAADPGPGTGTVPPTSRPQPSSFAPSRSLLEWRRRVKSEYMRLRQLKRLKKAEEVKTVFMSNRQKIEQQTNLLNTEWSKLRIQSIPLSTSSGALANKKVCTVEFGFPGFKAQAIAMRPLSTVAGIPFMYSWSPLQHNFMVEDETFLHNIPYMGDEVLEQDEAFLEELIDNYDGVHGDREGGFISDEIFKELVEALSQYSDHEEEEEEEAVAVAEAVGKKEEERVMRRSSVEGSEETKAGTVAFIRRKRKSTTEVRDLCSSKKIPNDKIFTAIASMFPYKGTTEELKEKYKDLLEPPSPVKLPPLCTPNLDGPFAKSVQREQSLHSFHTLFCRRCFKYDCFLHPFHATPNVYKRKSKEIRMETEPCGVDCFLLQKGAKEFVDQNMLRSQRSRRRRRQQRPTSSSCPGPSGSTEEGKEGDSDHETTSSSEGNSRCQTPTKLRPGDDDGEQQACCVVQWSGAEESLFRVLHGTYFNNFCSIARLIGTKNCKEVYEFAVKEVLIHRVPLEDGGISPQKKKRKHRLWAKIQLKKDNSSNQVYNYQPCDHPDHPCDSSCPCVMTQNFCEKFCQCEHECQNRFPGCRCKTQCNTKQCPCYLAVRECDPDLCMTCGAADHWDSKVVSCKNCSIQRGLKKHLLLAPSDVAGWGTFIKEPVQKNEFISEYCGELISQDEADRRGRIYDKYMSSFLFNLNNDFVVDATRKGNKIRFANHSVNPNCYAKVVMVNGDHRIGIFAKRAILQGEELFFDYRYSQADALKYVGIEREEADWTFQDQFNTDSVCL
- the ezh1 gene encoding histone-lysine N-methyltransferase EZH1 isoform X6; translated protein: MEETAAADPGPGTGTVPPTSRPQPSSFAPSRSLLEWRRRVKSEYMRLRQLKRLKKAEEVKTVFMSNRQKIEQQTNLLNTEWSKLRIQSIPLSTSSGALANKKVCTVEFGFPGFKAQAIAMRPLSTVAGIPFMYSWSPLQHNFMVEDETFLHNIPYMGDEVLEQDEAFLEELIDNYDGVHGDREGGFISDEIFKELVEALSQYSDHEEEEEEEAVAVAEAVGKKEEERVMRRSSVEGSEETKAGTVAFIRRKRKSTTEVRDLCSSKKIPNDKIFTAIASMFPYKGTTEELKEKYKDLLEPPSPVKLPPLCTPNLDGPFAKSVQREQSLHSFHTLFCRRCFKYDCFLHPFHATPNVYKRKSKEIRMETEPCGVDCFLLQKGAKEFVDQNMLRSQRSRRRRRQQRPTSSSCPGPSGSTEEGKEGDSDHETTSSSEGNSRCQTPTKLRPGDDDGEQQACCVVQWSGAEESLFRVLHGTYFNNFCSIARLIGTKNCKEVYEFAVKEVLIHRVPLEDGGISPQKKKRKHRLWAKIQLKKDNSSNQVYNYQPCDHPDHPCDSSCPCVMTQNFCEKFCQCEHECQNRFPGCRCKTQCNTKQCPCYLAVRECDPDLCMTCGAADHWDSKVVSCKNCSIQRGLKKHLLLAPSDVAGWGTFIKEPVQKNEFISEYCGELISQDEADRRGRIYDKYMSSFLFNLNNVDFVVDATRKGNKIRFANHSVNPNCYAKVVMVNGDHRIGIFAKRAILQGEELFFDYR